One window of Robiginitalea biformata HTCC2501 genomic DNA carries:
- a CDS encoding acyl-CoA dehydrogenase family protein, translated as MIMRENFNDFITRFSEGLSNLFHDDNNIDALSLERGLPDAVWDDIMGMQPLSVAIPEEFGGRGLHVSECLGVLAAASYESLPLSLTFGINIALFMEPLAKYGHEEIQKGIFDRFLNDKAMGGLMITEPDYGSDALNMQTQYTETENGYRIKGKKHWQGLTGMADYWIVAARKANPSGDLARDIDFFVTAENMPGQQIQVEKYFNNLGLYMIPYGLNTLDLEVPANQRLQAPRTGIKMMLDILHRSRLQFPGMAMGFIRRMLDEALQHTDQRMVAGKKLAEMDSVRYQLSRIQAAYSLCSGMCARSSGMSGIDQELATRGMEANVMKALVTDLMQESAQICVQLNGSAGYKLDHVAGRGIVDSRPFQIFEGSNEMLYTQIAEGMIKAMKKSKDLHLKRYLAGEPLTSRVADQFGDLFDFQIGENLPQRQLVSLGRVMARVASLQYVEVMTEAGFRSDLYENTRKHMEADVRQLLTRLRSLNDAEPVEGYRESSDWMQFIIH; from the coding sequence ATGATTATGCGAGAGAATTTCAATGACTTTATCACCCGGTTCAGTGAAGGCCTGAGCAATTTGTTCCACGACGACAACAATATCGACGCCCTCAGTCTGGAACGCGGATTGCCGGATGCCGTGTGGGATGACATTATGGGGATGCAGCCACTTTCGGTGGCCATACCGGAGGAATTCGGCGGGCGGGGACTGCACGTTTCCGAATGTCTGGGGGTATTGGCGGCTGCCTCCTATGAATCCCTGCCGCTGTCCCTCACATTCGGGATCAATATCGCCCTGTTCATGGAGCCCCTCGCCAAGTATGGCCACGAGGAGATCCAGAAAGGTATTTTTGATCGCTTCTTAAACGATAAAGCGATGGGCGGGTTGATGATCACGGAACCGGATTACGGCAGCGACGCCCTGAATATGCAAACGCAGTATACCGAGACCGAAAACGGCTATCGCATCAAGGGTAAGAAGCACTGGCAGGGCCTCACCGGGATGGCCGATTACTGGATCGTTGCTGCCCGGAAAGCAAACCCTTCCGGCGACTTAGCCCGGGACATCGATTTTTTTGTCACAGCGGAGAATATGCCCGGACAGCAGATCCAGGTGGAGAAGTACTTCAACAACCTGGGGTTGTACATGATTCCCTACGGCCTGAATACCCTGGACCTGGAAGTACCGGCCAATCAAAGGCTCCAGGCGCCGCGCACCGGGATCAAGATGATGCTGGATATCCTGCACAGGAGCCGGCTGCAGTTTCCCGGAATGGCTATGGGCTTTATTCGGAGGATGCTGGACGAAGCATTGCAGCACACAGACCAGCGGATGGTTGCGGGTAAAAAACTCGCCGAGATGGACTCCGTGAGGTATCAGTTGTCTCGGATCCAGGCGGCTTACTCATTGTGTTCGGGCATGTGTGCCCGGAGTTCCGGGATGAGTGGTATCGATCAGGAACTCGCCACCCGGGGCATGGAGGCCAATGTGATGAAGGCCCTGGTGACCGACCTGATGCAGGAGTCCGCCCAGATTTGCGTACAGCTCAACGGATCCGCCGGTTATAAACTCGACCATGTTGCCGGCCGGGGGATAGTCGACAGCCGGCCTTTCCAAATATTCGAAGGTTCCAATGAAATGCTTTACACCCAGATCGCCGAAGGGATGATCAAGGCCATGAAGAAGAGCAAGGACCTGCACCTGAAGCGGTACCTGGCCGGGGAGCCCCTCACCAGCCGCGTAGCCGACCAGTTTGGCGATTTATTCGATTTTCAAATAGGGGAGAACCTGCCGCAGCGCCAATTGGTATCCCTGGGCCGGGTAATGGCCCGTGTAGCCTCCCTGCAATACGTGGAGGTGATGACGGAGGCTGGTTTCCGCTCCGACCTGTATGAGAATACCCGGAAGCACATGGAAGCGGACGTCCGCCAATTGCTCACGCGGCTGCGCTCTTTGAACGACGCGGAACCGGTTGAAGGGTATCGGGAGTCTTCAGACTGGATGCAGTTTATTATCCATTGA